DNA sequence from the Corynebacterium freneyi genome:
GACGCGGTGGGTGCGGCGCAGCAGTCCGCCGTCCATCGCGTACACGCCGATGGCCACGCGGTGGTCGCGCAGCTCGCCCGCCCCGGGCTCGGCGCCGGTCTGGCGGATGGCGAAAATGTCGTAGACCTCGGCGGCGCCACCCTCGGCAGCGTCCCCGGCACCATCCCCGGCGGCGCCACCCTCGGCCTTCTTCGTGGAGTAGGCCGCCGACAGGGTGTTGATGCCGGTGGTGGTCAGCCACTGGTCGGCCCACCCGGACAGGTCGCGGCCGGACGCCTCGGACAGGGCGCCGAGCAGGTCGTCGAAGGTGGCGTTGCCGAAGCGGTGGCGGGCGAAGTGCAGGCGGGCGCCGGCGAGGAACGCGTCTTCGCCGACGTAGGCCACGAGCTGCTTGAGCACGGAGGCGCCCTTGGCGTAGGTGATGCCGTCGAAGTTCTGGTCGACGGTGTCGATGTCGGAGGCGTCGGCGGCGATGGGGTGCGTCGACGGCAGCTGGTCCTGCTGGTAGGCCCATGCCTTTTCGACGTTGGCGAAGGTGGTCCAGGCGCCGTCGTATTCGCTGACGGCGGCCTGCGATGCGCAGGCGGACCAGGTGGCGAAGGATTCGTTGAGCCACAGGTCGTCCCACCATTGCATGGTCACGAGGTCGCCGAACCACATGTGGGCCATTTCGTGGAGGATGGTTTCGTTGCGGCGTTCGTACAGGTAGCCGGTGGTGCGGGAGCGGAAGACGTATTCGTCGCGGATGGTGACGGCGCCGGCGTTTTCCATTGCGCCCATGTTGTATTCGGGGCAGAAGATCTGGTCGTACTTGCCGAAGGGGTAGGGCTCGCCGAAGTTGGCCGCGTACCAGTCGAAGCCTTCCTTGGTTTCGCGGAAGAGCCGTTCGGCGTCGAGGTGTTCGGCGATGGAGGCGCGGCAGTACAGGCCCAGGGGGATGGTCAGCTCACCGTCGGGCTGGTGGTCGGCGGGGGTTTCGGGGTGCTTTGCGACGGTGCCGGTCCATTGGTCGCGGACCTCGTGCCAGGGGCCGGCGCAGAATGCGATGAGGTAGGTGGACAGGGGCACGTCGACGCGGAAGCGGTGGATGCGGGCGGCGGGGCCGTCGAGGGGCGCGATGTCGCCGTCGGCGGGGGCGATGTCGGCTACTTCGGGTTCGGAGTTGGACACGATGGTCCAGTCGCCGGGTGCGGTGACGTCCATCGTGTAGGTGGCCTTGAGGTCCGGCTGGTCGAAGCAGGCGAAGACGCGTTTGGCGTCGGCGGTTTCGAACTGGGAGTAGAGGTAGGTCTGTTCGTCGGCGGGGTCGGTGAAGCGGTGGAGGCCTTCGCCGGTGGTGGTGTAGCGGCAGTCCGCGTCGACGACGACCACGTGGTCGCCTGCGGTGAGATCGAGGATGAGGCCGCGTTCGTCGTCGTAAAGCTCCTTCGACCCGCCGCAGGCGGCGTCGGTGACGTCCGTGCCATCGATGGTGACGGAGCGGATGTCGGCGTTGCGGAGGTCGAGGAAGGTGGTGCCGTCCCGCTTCGCGGTCAGCGTCACGGTGGTGGTCGAACGGAAGGTGTCGTCGCCCGGGGCGGCGGTGGTGCCGGGGGCGCCGGTGACGTCGAGGGAGATGTCGTAGTGGGACACCTCGAGCATGGCCGCGCGGTCGGCGGCCTCGGTCTGCGTCAGGTTCGTGGAAGTCATGCGACCAGGGTAACCGCGTCCCCGGATCGGCATCCGTGGCGCGGTGGGCCGACTAAAAATACACTTTGCCGCATGAATGAACTGAGCAATGATGCTGGCAAGGTCGATCGGGTCAACGCGGCGTGGGATCGGATCGAGGCAGTGCTTGACGACGATGCCCTGGGAGCCCCCGCAACGGAGGCGGAACTGGACCAGCTGCAGGCCGACCTCGGTGTGACGCTGCCGGATTACGTGCGGGCGTCGTGGCTGCGGCACGGGTCGGTGGACGGCGAGCCGTGGGACGGTGGCTGGATCGCGGCGCCGGCGTCGATCCTGAACGACTACAAGCTGTGGACCAAGCTGCAGGCCGACGGCGAGTTCGACGACTTCGAAAACACCGACGGGGAGGGCGCCGACTCCGAGGGCAAGTGGTACCACGAGGCGTGGATCCCGCTGGTCATGGACTTCGGCGGAAACAACTACTGCCTGGACATGCGCTCGGGTCGCCTGGTGTCCATGGACCACGAGGTCGGTTCGGAGTTCCTGGACTACGCCGACTGGCCGGCGTACCTGGAGGCCGCCGCCGATTCGCTGGAGGCCACGGGGCTGCCCTTCCCCGAGTAGTCGGCCGCGCCGGGCGTCGCGTTCGTGTCGGGCGCGTGCGTCGGGTGAGTGCCGGGCCGGTGTGTCGCGTTCGTGCCGGCGCGCGGCAGGCGTGTGCGGGCGGGAAGATCCCTCCCTATAGTCGGTGACGAGATTATTGGTTGATGAGTCAAGCAACTCGTCGGCAATCAACTCGGCAATCAACTCTTCAGGAGGAATTCACGTGAGCACCCGAGACAAGGTCACCTTTTACTTCGACGTTTCCTGCCCGTTCTGCTGGATCACCTCCCGCTGGATCAAGGAAGTGGAGAAGGTCCGCGACATCGAGGTCGAGTGGAAGCCGATGAGCCTGTCGGTTCTCAACGAGGGCCGCGAGGAACTGCCGGAAGAGTACAAGTTCATGATGGAGTGCAACTGGACTCCGGCGCGCCTGTTCAATGCGGTGTTCGACCAGGATGGTCAGGAGGCCGTCGACAAGCTCTACACGGCGCTGGGCACGAAGATCCACGACGAGGACCGCATCGACCGTCACGCGCGCGTCGACGAGCCGGCCCACGCGTTCGATGAGTTGATCACCGAGGCCCTCGCGGAAGTCGGCCTACCGGAGGAGCGCCTGGCGCAGGCCCTGACCACGGATTTCGACGAGCTCATGCGCGACAACCACGCGGAGGCCATGAAGGAGGTCGGCGACGAGGTCGGCACCCCGGTGGTCAAGCTCGGCGACACCGCCTTCTTCGGCCCCGTGCTCACCCGCATTCCGCGCGGCGAGGAGGCCGGGAAGATCTTCGACGGCTCCATCCTGCTGGCCGGCTACCCGCACTTCTTCGAGCTGAAGCGGTCGCGCACCGAGAGCCCCCAGTTCGACTAACAGGCTGACCTGCGGAGGGATTGGCCAACCGGCCCCTCCGCATTGTCATTTCCGCCTCCGGCCCCACACCTGACCCGACGCCCGCATCAACGCTGCTCGACGGCCTCCGCGCTGGCGTC
Encoded proteins:
- the pepN gene encoding aminopeptidase N → MTSTNLTQTEAADRAAMLEVSHYDISLDVTGAPGTTAAPGDDTFRSTTTVTLTAKRDGTTFLDLRNADIRSVTIDGTDVTDAACGGSKELYDDERGLILDLTAGDHVVVVDADCRYTTTGEGLHRFTDPADEQTYLYSQFETADAKRVFACFDQPDLKATYTMDVTAPGDWTIVSNSEPEVADIAPADGDIAPLDGPAARIHRFRVDVPLSTYLIAFCAGPWHEVRDQWTGTVAKHPETPADHQPDGELTIPLGLYCRASIAEHLDAERLFRETKEGFDWYAANFGEPYPFGKYDQIFCPEYNMGAMENAGAVTIRDEYVFRSRTTGYLYERRNETILHEMAHMWFGDLVTMQWWDDLWLNESFATWSACASQAAVSEYDGAWTTFANVEKAWAYQQDQLPSTHPIAADASDIDTVDQNFDGITYAKGASVLKQLVAYVGEDAFLAGARLHFARHRFGNATFDDLLGALSEASGRDLSGWADQWLTTTGINTLSAAYSTKKAEGGAAGDGAGDAAEGGAAEVYDIFAIRQTGAEPGAGELRDHRVAIGVYAMDGGLLRRTHRVEVDVKGEITEVPEMSGVPVGDVVLANDDDLSYCFMEMDPGSWLFLLENIGAFADPMPRTLAWSTMWEMTRAAKVRARDFVAMVLRGAPSEDQISVLERVLSQAVAAVERYAAPDWVAEGRRLLGEGLLDHARAAEAGSDAQLAFVNALAMLPADGAGSLEIFRAILAGEPGSVGLDGLTVDEDMKWNALTVLVAAGDKGVSDIAAAEQADQSALGTQAAAKARAAIPAADNKIRVWNTCTATGAAAPSNLMLRSMIAGFTAPGSDGLLGDFTDRYFAEAPSWWGRYSSETAQRMLDGLYPHWEVSQEGLDKASAVLDDASVPNPVKRIVAENRDRVERALAARECDGYVPEQ
- a CDS encoding SMI1/KNR4 family protein, translated to MNELSNDAGKVDRVNAAWDRIEAVLDDDALGAPATEAELDQLQADLGVTLPDYVRASWLRHGSVDGEPWDGGWIAAPASILNDYKLWTKLQADGEFDDFENTDGEGADSEGKWYHEAWIPLVMDFGGNNYCLDMRSGRLVSMDHEVGSEFLDYADWPAYLEAAADSLEATGLPFPE
- a CDS encoding mycothiol-dependent nitroreductase Rv2466c family protein — protein: MSTRDKVTFYFDVSCPFCWITSRWIKEVEKVRDIEVEWKPMSLSVLNEGREELPEEYKFMMECNWTPARLFNAVFDQDGQEAVDKLYTALGTKIHDEDRIDRHARVDEPAHAFDELITEALAEVGLPEERLAQALTTDFDELMRDNHAEAMKEVGDEVGTPVVKLGDTAFFGPVLTRIPRGEEAGKIFDGSILLAGYPHFFELKRSRTESPQFD